Proteins encoded by one window of Thermoflexus sp.:
- a CDS encoding cytochrome P450, whose amino-acid sequence MSLRKIPSLQAACRMIRHRSLLEGLLALSEAHGEAFWLAWPGFRALVAAGPRAARTVLLEERGRFRSRIEGDPVVRLFRHGLLVTDGDLHEALRREIEPFLRGPGLARWVPRILHRTDERISRWVVGDRVDLLEELRLLTLGVLMESLFNLSIEEAHLPPLARMLKAAVAYISPGLWLLWKNGPRRIDTAALDHLDRQIDQWIQDRRRESRRGEDLLSHWTRCEWMDDALIRDQLITLLIAGHDTVTAWLAWTLALLLTHPAEMEQVQAEIRRVVGDRPPTFEDLRRLPLLDAAARESMRLYPPIPVLNRIASASTSLEGLAIPSGVRVMIPIYALHRRSDRWEEAHCFRPERFRNPAAKPSGGFDYLPFGGGPRFCVGASFAWMEGRIILIRILQRARMEPAFRERAARLGATLEPRDGVPVKICELRDP is encoded by the coding sequence ATGAGCCTGCGAAAGATCCCCTCGCTTCAAGCCGCCTGTCGGATGATCCGCCATCGGTCCCTGCTGGAGGGGCTGCTGGCCCTCTCGGAAGCCCATGGGGAAGCCTTCTGGCTGGCCTGGCCGGGGTTCCGCGCGCTGGTCGCGGCAGGACCCCGCGCCGCACGGACAGTGCTCCTCGAGGAACGGGGACGCTTCCGCTCCCGCATTGAAGGAGATCCCGTCGTCCGGCTTTTCCGCCACGGCCTCCTGGTGACGGATGGCGATCTCCATGAGGCCCTGCGGAGGGAAATCGAGCCGTTCCTGCGCGGGCCGGGGTTGGCCCGCTGGGTCCCCCGGATCCTCCACCGGACCGATGAGCGGATCAGCCGCTGGGTGGTCGGGGACCGGGTAGATCTGCTGGAGGAGCTGCGTCTCCTGACCCTGGGCGTTTTGATGGAATCCCTCTTCAACCTCTCTATCGAAGAGGCCCATCTGCCGCCGCTGGCACGGATGCTGAAGGCCGCGGTGGCCTATATCTCCCCCGGCCTCTGGCTCCTGTGGAAAAACGGGCCACGCCGCATCGACACCGCCGCTCTGGATCACCTCGACCGGCAAATCGATCAGTGGATTCAAGACCGCCGGCGGGAAAGCCGCCGGGGCGAGGACTTGCTTTCCCACTGGACGCGATGCGAGTGGATGGACGATGCGCTCATTCGGGATCAGCTGATCACCCTGTTGATCGCCGGTCACGACACCGTGACGGCCTGGCTGGCCTGGACCCTCGCCCTGTTGCTAACGCATCCCGCAGAGATGGAGCAGGTTCAGGCGGAGATCCGAAGGGTCGTCGGCGATCGGCCTCCGACCTTTGAGGATCTGAGGCGCCTTCCCCTTCTCGATGCCGCAGCCCGCGAATCCATGCGCCTGTATCCTCCGATCCCGGTTCTGAACCGCATCGCGAGCGCCTCGACTTCCCTGGAAGGGTTGGCCATCCCCTCCGGGGTCCGCGTGATGATTCCCATCTACGCGCTGCACCGGCGCTCGGACCGGTGGGAAGAAGCCCACTGCTTCCGTCCGGAACGGTTCCGGAACCCGGCCGCAAAGCCCTCGGGCGGCTTCGATTATCTTCCGTTCGGCGGTGGACCCCGGTTTTGCGTGGGAGCTTCCTTCGCCTGGATGGAAGGTCGAATCATCCTGATCCGGATCCTGCAGCGTGCGCGTATGGAGCCGGCCTTCCGGGAACGAGCGGCGCGGCTGGGCGCTACCCTCGAGCCTCGCGACGGGGTGCCGGTGAAAATCTGTGAGCTTCGGGACCCGTAA